The Paenibacillus antri genomic interval GGCGAATCGATTATCCGGTATTAGCAGGCGTTTCCGCCAGTTATCCCGGTCTTATGGGCAGGTTGCCTACGTGTTACTCACCCGTCCGCCGCTAAGTGAACCCCGAAGGGAACACTCCGCTCGACTTGCATGTATTAGGCACGCCGCCAGCGTTCGTCCTGAGCCAGGATCAAACTCTCCAAAAAGGGTAGTTCAATATACTGCGCTCATTACAAGCTAGCTTTATTTCTTTAAAAAGCATATGCGCTCATGTTCAGTTTTCAAGGAGCAAGCTTGTCTTACTCGGTGTTGCTTGTCCGACTCGCTCAAGCGGCCGGAAAAACAATTTAACATAAAACTGTGTTTCAAATCAACCTCTAATTTATTCCAACCGCCAATTTCTTATGAATTAAAACGGTCGGATGACTAATCTACCCGAAATTAATAACATAATCAAGTGGAATTCTCTTCCTTATGCTGTCTTCGGCTTTAGGGCCGTCCGAGAGGCTTGAAGAACCAAACAGGATCCTGTTCAAACCACAAATAAAGCGAAGCCTCTTGAAGGACAAGAGGTTTCGCTTTATTTTCTCTAGGGGATGGAACCCCTGACCTCGTACTGCCAGCGACGCGCTCCCCCACGATTGTCGGTTTCACTGCCCCGAAACTGATTTGTAATGATTTAATAATTTTTCTATTCGATCCTTGATCAGTTCACATAAACATTCGGGTTTCACCGATATAACTTGATTACCAAATTTCATAAAAAAATCAGCTATGAACGCTTCTTCTCCTGGATTATAATAACCCCTAATAACGGTTCTATTCCCAATGTCAATTTTCATCGAAGGGTAATGTTCTTTAAAAAAAATATCTTTTGCTTTTTCTTCAATTTCTACCTCAAAGTCAATACTGAACTTTGAACGATAAAGTTCTAACGAACGATTCATTAACTCCTCAATGGAAAAAGGAGATTTCATATCTTCTTCCACTATGGCAGTAACTCGATCACATCGGAAGACCCTGTATCGATTCGTTTTAAGATCAATACCTGCCGCATACCATTGACCAAACTTAGCAGAAATTTTAAAAAATTGAACATGATAGCATTTTTCCTCATTGTTTCTGGAATATCGAATCGTGCAGTTGCTCTCGTTTAAAATGCTTTGTAAGATTTTTTCTAAAAATCGGCTTTCATGATGATGCGGGTTCATTTCAAACTGCAGTACCTTTTTCATGACGGTAATTTGCTCGATTTGCTTTTGAGAAAGACAACTTTCAAACTTTTCATTGAGTTGATTGACGCTTAAATGAAATGGTGTAGATTCATAAGATTTCAAAGTCAACATGGCAAAGTATAGCGCATACACTTCATCCATCGTAAACATAATTGGGGATAGCAGGCGATTCTTTAGGATCCCGTAACGTCCATATCTGCCATGTTCCACAAAAATCGGCATTCCCAATTGCTCTAAAGATTCAACATCCCGCAGCGCCGTACTTTTTGAAATCTGATATTTCTCCATAAGATCATGTAAATTAAAGAACTCTTTACCGTTCAGGTATCGGATCATGTCATTTAATCGTTCTGATTTATTCATATATCTGAAAACCTCATTTAAGGTGTCATCCTTTGATACCTTAAAAGAGTACAATCAACTTCGTTGGATATCAAGCAGTTCCTACAAATTCGCGAAAAGGAGACCAAACCATGAGTACAACACTGGAAGCAGCAATATTTTTATCCATGAACGGAAGAGCGAAAGAAGCCATCGAATTTTATAAGCTCCATTTTCATGCAAAACAATTGTTACTCGTCACCTACGAAGACATGGCAAAACGCGACAATTCATTGCAACTTACTGATGAAAATAAGCATTGGATTACTCACTCTGTTTTAGCCATCGGTAAAACAAAGATGATGATCGCCGAAGATCCAATGGATATCAACGTAAAGTATACGATCGGGAATAATACCTCTATTTGTATTCAAAGCGCTGACTTGAATGAAATCGAGAATTTTTACAAAAGTTTGACCACGGATGACCGCGTTAGGATCATTGTTCCTTTATCCAGCAATGCGTTTAGCAAAGCGTATGGGATCATTGAAGACCCTTTCGGTATTCAAATTCAACTGATGTATGACCATCGATTGCAATAAAGTGGTTCCTAGCGCCGGGACCGAACACAAAAAAAACACGCCTTTACTTGGCGTGTTTAACATTTGTGATTGGTGGACTCTAGGGGGATCGAACCCCTGACCTCGTCGCTGCCAGCGACGCGCTCTCCCAGCTGAGCTAAGAGCCCGAAACGACAAAATCAATATTATCACGCTCGGCGGGCTCTGTCAATGCGGGATCACGTCTTATTCAGCAGCGTCGATAGCTCCTTCATAAACATGTCGATGTCCTTGAACTGGCGGTACACGGAAGCGAAGCGGACGTAAGCGACCTCGTCGACCTTGTACAGCTGCCCCATCATCAGCTCCCCGATGTCGCGACTCTCGATCTCCGTGCTGGCCGTCTGGCGAAGCTCGCGCTCCACCTCGTCGACGATCTGCTCCAGCCGCTCGACCGATACGGGGCGCTTCTCGCACGCCCGGACGAGGCCGCGAAGCAGCTTCTCGCGGCTGAACTCCTCCCGGCTGCCGTCCTTCTTGACGATCATCAGCGGCGCTTCCTCCACCGTTTCGAACGTAGTGAAGCGGCGCGCGCATCGCTCGCATTCCCTGCGCCGGCGGATCGATTTGTTATCGTTCACGGGACGAGAATCGAGCACCTTCGTTCCGTCATGATCGCAGTATGGACATCTCACAACCAAGTCGCTCCTTCCGCTTCGAACTTCAAACTATGAATCGATATTACCATACAATCCCTGTTTTGAACCTTAGAGAAGCGCACATAATACTATCACCAACGACGAGGAGGTGAAACACATGGGTACAGGTTCTCAAAGCTCCAACACCTTGGTCGTACCTCAAGCGAACCAAGCGTTGGACCAACTGAAGTATGAAGTAGCTCAGGAGCTGGGCATTCAAATCCCGAATGACGGCTACTACGGTCACATGGCTACTCGCGACACGGGCGCGATCGGTGGTCACATCACTCGCCGCCTGGTGCAAATCGCCGAGCAGCAACTCGCCGGCCAATTCAAGTAATCTTCCGCTTCATGGAACATCGGGAGGTTGCGCGGGATACCGCGCAGCCTTTCCGATGTTTTTATTATGGATTCGGCGCCAGTTCCGGATACGTCTGCTCGTACTTTACATAATAATAATACACCCGATGGACGTAGTGTCTCGTCTCGCCGAACGGTATGTCGTCGGCGCGATCCAACGTGCCGTCCCATCGTCCTTCGGACAGCCACCGTTCGACGTTGCCCGGACCGGCGTTGTACGCCGCCGCGACGCGCGCGATCGCGTCGCGCTTCGCTTCGCCGTCTGACGCGAACTGCTGCTGGAGCGACCGCACGTACCATGTCCCGTACCGGATATTCCGATCCGCCTCCTGCAGCCGTTCCGGTCCCGCGGGCTCGTCCCCTTCCTGCTTCGCGATCCATTCGGCCGTCGGCGGCATCAGCTGCATGAGTCCGATCGCGCCCTTGGGGGACGTCTTCGTCGGGCGGAAGTTGCTCTCCACGCGGATGATCGAGGCGATCAAGTACGGATCCACGTCGTACGCTTGCGATTGCTCCACGATCAGCGCTTCGTATTGAAGCGGATACATCCACTTCCCGAGCAGCGCCCGATCGAAGTATAACACCAGCAGAACCAATAGCAATAAAACCGCGTATAACCTCTTCCTGCGGTACCACGCCCGTTCGCTCGTTCCGACCATTACGTCGAACCCGTCTTCCCGGCGACGTACGCTTCGACTTGCCGCTCCGTCTCGGCGAGCGAGCCGCTGTTGTCGATAACGACGTCGGCTCGCTTCCGCTTCTCTTCGATCGGCATCTGAGCGTCGATGCGTCGTTCCGCGTCCTCGCGGGACATCCCGTCCCGCGCCATGAGGCGCTCGAGCTGCACTTCGCGCGGCACGTACACGACGAGCACGTCTTCGAACGCGTAGAGCTTGTCCAACCCGGACTCGTACAACAACGGAATGTCGGCGACGACGAGCCGCTCGGGCTCTTTCTCGTTCCATTCCGACATCTGTCTGGCCATTTCCTCGCGAATGCGCGGATGGGTGATCGCTTCGAGCTTCCGCCGCGCCGACTCGTCGCCGAACACGATCGAGCCGAGGCGCTTGCGATCCAGCGTTCCGTCCGGCGCGATCACGTCTTCGCCGAACGTCTCGCGAATGTCGAGAAGCGCCGGACGCCCGGGGAGCACGACGTCGCGAGCGATCCGGTCCGCGTCCACGATTTTCGCGCCGCGCGCTTCCAGCATCCGGGATACCGTCGATTTGCCGCAGGCGATGCCGCCTGTAAGTCCGACGTTCAACCGAATTTCCCCTCTACATTAATTTCATGAATCCCATTACGATCAAGATGCAGCCCGGCAGCAGCGTCAGCTTGCCGATCCATCGCCAGCCGGAGAGCAGAAAGCCCAGCTTGACGCCGATCGCGATGCACGCGCCGCACGCCGCGCCGATCATCAGCGAGGTCGCCACCGGCGGAAACCCGATCAAGGCCGCGCCCACGCCCGCGCCGAGGCTGTCGAGCGACAGCGCGATGCCGAGCAGCACCGCTTCCGAAGCGGTGATCACGCCCGAACGGTCCATGTCCGCCATCGACGGCGTGCGCCAAATCCGGATAATAAGCCCGAATTGACGGATCTCCCATTGCAGCACCGTCTTTTCGGCTGCGGCCGACGCCTCGGCCGGCGTCGCTTCGGCCGGCGCGCTCGCATCGGCCCCCGACGGCTTCGACGGGTCGTCGCCTGCCGCCGATTCCCGGCGCGACGTCAACAGCATCTGCACGATCGCCCATGCGCCGATCGCGATCAAGATGGCCGCCCCCGTCCAACGCGCCGCCCGTTCGGGCAGCCACTCCACGAACAAGCCGCCGACGGCCATCGACCCGAACAGGACGAACGCTGATAATAACGATACGATTCCGATGGAATACGCCGGAATGCGGATCTTCCGAATTCCGTACATCATGCCGGCGCTCAAGCCGTCCAAGCTGACGGCCAGCGCCAGCGCAAGCATCGACCCAAAGGCCACCACGTTCGATCCCTCCCGAAGGCATCCGCCTATATTGGATACCTTCACTATATGGAGGGACGCCGTCAGGTGTGCTTCTGCCCCTGGTCCCGCTTCGCGCGGCTTCTCTTCTTCGGCTGGCACCGCGGACAAATATGCGTGCCGCGGCCGCCGACGACGAACTTCTCGATGACGCCGCCGCAGCCGGCCGGACACGGTTCGCCTTCCCGCCCGTAGGCGCGCAGGCTGAATTGATAAGCGCCTTGCTCGCCCTGGCCGTTCACGTACGACTTTACGGACGAGCCGCCCGCTTCGACCGACGCGGATAACGTCGCCACGATCGCCCCATGCAGCCGTGCGAGCTCGGCGCGGGAGAGCTCGTCGGCCGGCCGCTCGGGATGAATGCCGGCGGCGTGCAGCGCTTCGTCGACGTAGATGTTGCCGATGCCGACGACGACTTCTTGGTTCAGCAGCAGCGGCTTGATTTTCGTCTTCTTCGCGCCGAGAGCTTCGCGGAACGCGGACAGCGTGAACGCCTCGTCGAGCGGTTCGAGCCCGAGCTTCGACAACGGCCCTTCCCGCGTCTCCTCGCCCGGCTTGTACAAGTCCATCGTGCCGAACTGCCGTACGTCGCGGTATCGCAGCTCCGTGCCGTCGGTAAACCGGAAAATAACGTGCGTATGAAGCTCCGTCTCGTCCTCCGCGTCATATAAGCCGTAGCGGCCTTCCATACGCAGGTGGGACAGGAGCAATAATTCGCCTAGATCGAATTTCAGAAATTTGCCTCGCCGTTCGACGCCGCGGATCGTCAACCCTTCGAGCGCTCTCGCGAACGCCTCGGGCTCCGCCGGACGGCGGATAATGCGCGGCAGCCGGACGTCGACCGACCGGATCGTCTTGCCCGCCACGAGACGCTGCAGCGTTCTTCGGACGGTTTCCACCTCGGGTAATTCAGGCATCGCTCTATCACCTCAACTCCCGATTATACCGCATGAGAGGGCCGTATCCTCTATTTCGCTTCGTACCAATTGCTGCCTTCGCTGACCTCGACCTTGAGCGGCACGTCGAGCGCGAGCGCGCTCTCCATCGTCTCGCGCACCATGGCGCGCATCGTCTCGAGCTCCTCCGGCGGCACCTCGAACACCAATTCGTCGTGCACCTGCAGCAGCATGCGGCTCTTCACGCCCGCTTCGCGCATCCGATCGTCGAGCCGCACCATCGCCAGCTTGATGATGTCCGCGGCCGTGCCTTGGATCGGCGTATTCATCGCCGTCCGCTCGGCGAACGAGCGGATATTGAAGTTCGAAGCGTGAATTTCCGGCAAATACCGGCGGCGATTGAGCAGCGTCGTGACGTATCCGTCTTTGCGCGCCTGCTTCTTGATGTCGTCCATGAACCGCCTTACGCCGCTGAACACGTCCAAGTATTGCTCGATGAACTGCGCCGCGTCCTTGCGGTTGATGCCGAGGTTGTTCGACAAGCCGAAGTCGCTGATGCCGTAGACGATGCCGAAGTTGACGGCTTTCGCCTGCCGGCGCATGTTCGCGTCGACCGCGTCCGCGCTCACGCCGAACACGTCCATCGCCGTCTTCGTATGGATGTCCATGTCGTTCTGAAACGCTTCCTTCATCCGCTCGTCGCCCGAGATGTGCGCGAGGACGCGCAGCTCGATCTGCGAATAGTCGGCCGCGAGAATGCGCCAGCCCGGCTCGGACGGCACGAACATCTTCCGCAGCTTGCGGCCTTCCTCGGTGCGGATCGGGATGTTTTGCAGGTTCGGGAACTGGCTGCTGAGCCGCCCCGTCGCCGCGATCGTCTGACGGTAGTACGTATGAATTTTCCCGGTCGCGCGCACTTCCTTCTGCAGCCCTTCCACGTACGTCGATTGCAGCTTCGAGAGCGTGCGATAGTGAAGCAGATTGCTGACGATCTCGTGGTACGGCGCCAGCTTCTCCAGCACCTCCGCGTCCGTCGAGTAGCCCGTCTTCGTCTTCTTCACCGGCGGCAAACCCAACTTTTCGAAAAGGATTTCCCCAAGCTGCTTCGTAGAGTTCAAGTTGAACTCCGTTCCGGCCTGCTCGTAGATCGTCGCGACCAGCTTGTCGAGCGCTTCGGTCAATTCGACGCCGTAGCGCTTCAGCTCGTCGACGTCGACCTTGACCCCTTGCAGCTCCATGCGCGCGAGCACGAACGACAGCGGCAGCTCCAACTCGTACATAAGCGGCTCCATCTCGTGTTCGGCCAGCTTCTTCCGCTGCCGCTCGGCGAGCTCCGCCACCGCCCGCGCCTTGCGGCCCAGATGCTCCGCGATTTTCTCCGGCTCGGGCAGCTTAAACTTCGCGCCCTTGCCGAACACGTCGTCGTCGGAAGGAACCGCGATGCCGTCCTTCCCCGCGATGTCGCTGAGGGCGTGGCTCGATTCCGTCGGATCGAGCAAATACGCGGCGAGAATCGTATCGAACGCGACGCCGCGCAGCTCGACGCCTTGCCAGGCGAGCGCGAGCTCCGCCTTATGCGCGTCGTGAATCGTCTTGCGCGCGTTCGCGTCCGCGAGCCAGGACCGGAGCGGCGCCGCCTCGCTCGAGGCGAGGAACGGCATCGGCGCGAAATACGTCCGCTCTTCGTCCGCGTAGAGGGCGAGACCGAGCACTTCCGCGCCGTGCGGATTTTCGCCGATCGATTCGACGTGCGCGCCCCGAACGTCCGGAAGCGCCGCGACGAGGGAAGCGACGGTCGAAGCGTCGACCGTCGTCACCTGAATGGCGGCCGCCTCGGAGCCGCCCGAAGCGGCGTCGCTTCCGCCGATCGCGAGACGTTCCAGCAGCGATTTGAACTCGAGCTTCTGGAACATCGTCCGCATGCCGTTCGTATCGAAGCCCTCGAACGCCAGCTCGTCCCAGCCGGCGTCGTACGGCACCTCGCGGAAGATCGTCGCGATTTCCTTGCTCATGCGGGCGCTGTCCGCATGCTCCTTGATCGTCTCCTTCATCTTGCCTTTGATCTCTTCGACGTGCTCCAGCACGCCTTCGACCGAGCCGAATTGATGAAGCAGCTTCAGCGCCGTCTTCTCGCCGACGCCGGGGACGCCGGGAATGTTATCGCTCGCGTCGCCCATGAGCCCTTTCAGGTCGATGATTTGACGCGGCGTCAGTTGATATTTTTCTTGGATGTAAGCCGGGTCGTACATCTCCGTCTCGCTGATGCCCTTGCGGGTCAGCGCGATGCGCACGCGATCGGAAGCGAGCTGCAGCATGTCCTTGTCGCCGGACACGACGATCGTCTCGATGCCTTCCTCGTCCGCGCGCTTCGTGAGCGTCCCGATGATGTCGTCCGCTTCGTAGCCCTCGATCTCGAATTGCTTCACGTTCATCGCCTGCAACAGTTCCTTGAGCAGCGGGAACTGCTCGGACAGCTCCGACGGCGTCTTCGAACGTCCGCCCTTGTAATCGCCGTACTCCTCGTGTCGGAACGTGCGCTTGCCCGCGTCGAACGCGACGAGCAGATGAGTCGGCTTCTCCTCTTCGATGATGCGCAGCAGCATCGTGGTGAAGCCGTACACCGCGTTCGTATGGAGACCGGCTCCGTTCGTCAGCGGCGGCAGCGCGTAGAACGCGCGGTTAATAATGCTGTTGCCGTCGATCAATAAACACTTGGCCACGGTAAACACCTCAATGTGTTCGAAACTAGCTTCATCATAGCATAGCGCGAAATCGGATGCATAATTTTAGAACAAGACGAAGGAGGGGATCGAATGGTGCCGGTGCGCAAGGAAGGCGCGCGGCGCGCGGCCGCCGTCGTATGCTTCGACTTGAGCGGAACGCTGGTGGCTTGGAACGCGGCGTACGAGGCCGCGCTGCGCGAGGCGATGGGAGAGTGGGTCGGACGATGGGGCGACGAAGGCGCGGCCAAAGCGTTGATCGAAGAGGCGTTGCTACATTATAAGAAGTCCAGAAGCCGGGGGAAAAGCAAAAGCGCCGGCATTCGCGACGCGGTCGCCGTGCTGCAGACCGAATCCAGCGAGCGGACGGCGCGGCATATCGCGAAGGAAGCGCGGCGGCTGCAGCCGCGGAAGGCGGCGTTCGTCCCGGGCGCCGAGGAGACGCTGCGGCAGCTCTCCGGGCGCTATCGGCTGGCCATCCTCACGAACCTGGACGCGGCGACCGCCAAGGAGCTGTGGCTCCGGCTGAAGCTGCACCGGTTCGTGTTGGAGACCGACGTCTTCGCCGCGCCCGCCGGCATGAAGAAGCCGGAGCAGCGCCTGTTTCGCGCCGTCGCCGCGTCGCTCGGGACGCCGCCCCGGCACTGCGTCATGGTCGGCGATTCGTACCGCCGCGACGTCGTCGGCGCGGTGCGGTCCGGCTGGCAGGCGGTGTGGATCCGTTCGTCGAACGCGAGTCCGGCGTCGCCGCGGTCGGCGCTCGGCCGGCAGCTTCGCATCGCGACGTCGATTACGGCGCTGCCGCGGCTGATCCGCCCTGCGGGGCGGACGGCTCCGTCAGACCCAAAGGATGCATAGCGGCGATCGCGGCGGAAGCGACGGCGCTGCCGTCCTTCGCCTTCGCCTGCCGCTTGCAGTCCGCGGCCGTCCGCGATATCGCGTCCGCCGACGCGCGCGACGGATCCTCCACGCGAACGAGGGCGATCGAGACGCTTAAGGCCTCGACGTCGCGCGTACGGCCGTACCGGTCCTGGACCGTCGTCCCTTGCGGCTGGCCGTCGTAGAACGCGTCGATGCCCAGCCGAAACCGCCGGATGATTTCCTCCGCGACCGTCTCCGGCGCGTCGGCGCCGGTGATGACGATGAAGTCGTCGCCGCCGATATGGCCGACGAAGTCGCGCGGGCGGCCGCAGACGGCGACCGAGCGGCGAATGACGTCCGCCGTCAGCTGGATCGCTTCGTCCCCTCGTTGAAAGCCGTACAGATCGTTGAACCATTTAAAGAAGTCGATATCGACGTATAGAACGGAGAAGGGCTCCCCATCCAGCACCCGGCGCTGCAGCTCGCGCTGAATTTGCACGTTGCCGGGCAGCCCGGTGAGCGGATTCGCCACCCTCGCGTGCTCCATGCGGATGCTCGTCATGTGCTCGAGGATGTCCCGCACCGTCACGACGCCCGCAAGCTCGCCGCGCTCCGTCACGACGACGAGGTCGTACAGCTTGCCCGACTCCCGCATCGTCGCGAGCGAGGACACCGTCTCGAGCGGCGTGTCGGCGTCGACCGTCAACGGGCTCAAGTCGGCGACCACCTTCACGGGCTTCGACCAGAACAAGGAGATGCCGTATTGGACGGACAGCTTGCGGAACAGCTCGTCCCGCATCAGCAGACCGACGGGGCGCGAGCCCTCCACGACGACCGCCCCGAACTGATCCGGATGATCGCGGAAGTACGTCGCCGCGAAGGACACCGGATCGTCCGCCTGGAACGTCTTCGCCGTCGCCGCGACGTCTCCCACGGTACGCAGCCCCGCGGTTCCCGCGAGTCGGGTCGCCGCATAGATCGTCGCCTTCGCCTCGGGCGTCACCGGCTTCAGCGTCGCGTCCGGGCGCCCTAGGAAATATCCTTGCGCGTAATGAACGCCTAGGCGAATGAGCTTCTCCAGCTCCTCCGCTTCCTCGATGCCCTCGGCGATCACCTTGATGTTGAGCCGCTTCGCGAACCAGACGAACGTCTCCAATATGTATTCCTTCACCTTGTCCCGGTGAATGCCCTGCACGAGAGACCGGTCCACCTTAATGTAGTCCGGTTGAATTTCCGCGATCGCCTGCAAGGACGAATAGCCGGCGCCCGCGTCGTCGATCGCGATCCGGTACCCTTGGCTCCGGTAGTGGTCTATTACCTTCTTCGCGGTGGAGAAATCCTCGATGGAGCTGCGCTCCGTAATCTCGAGCACGACGTTGTTCGGCGTAAGCCCCCGCCGCTGCAGCAGGGCGAGCGTCTGGCCCGGAGAAAAATCCGGATCGTGCAAAATTTGGGCCGGAATGTTCAGGAAGATGCGTTGATGCCGGGCGAGGCCGTCGATGCCGAGAATCGCCTGCTCCCGCGTCAGCTTATCGAGCGCGTACAGCTTGTCCGCCCGCTCCGCCAGCTCGAACAGCTTCACCGGCGAATGGAGCGGCGAAGCGGCCGGCCCGCGCGATAGCGCCTCGTACCCGAACACCTCGCCCCCCTCCATCGAGACGATCGGCTGGTAGACGGAGGCTACGTGACGGCTCTCCAGGATCGAATAGAACTCCTGCATATGCGTGATCCGCTCCGGATCGACGGTTCGCTCCCTCGCATGCCGAATCGCCTGCTTCATCGCTGTGTACATGACCGCTTCGAGCTCCCGCTCCTCCGATTCGCGGAGCAGCGCGCAGCCGAAGTCGAGCCTCGCCTCGGCCGCCTCGGGGCGGTCCCGGCGGACCGCCTCCTCCAGGTCGGCGCGCAGCGCCTCGGCGATCCGTTCGAGCTCGGCGTACGCAAGATGCGCCGGCACGTCGCCGAGCGCGACGTACAGGAAGAAGTCGTCGCCGATTCGCTTCTGATCGAGCACGTTCGGGAACGTCGCGCGGAGCTCGTCGATCCGCCGGCGCACGAAGAGCAGCAGCTCTTCGGCGCAGGCGCGGCCGTGTCTGCCTTCGATCCGCTCGAGCGTCGCGACGTCAAGGTAAATCAATCCTACCGCGCCTTTCGACAACCGAGACGCGATCGTCTGCAACAAGCGCACCTGCAAGGACGCTAGATGAATCAAGTGGGCCCTCTCCCCCGATGATAAAGCTGCCGCGTTACTGGTTCAAATCCGGACGCTTGCCCACGACGAGGTATACGACGCTCTCCCCGATATTCGTCGCATGGTCGGCCATCCGCTCGAGATGGCGGCTCACGAAGCAGAGCAGCATCGCTTGATTGATCGTCTTCGGATTGTCCGCCATGAGCCCCATCAGCTCGCGTAAAATTTGACTGTTCAGGTGGTCGACGTCGTCGTCCATCTTCGCCATGCGGTACGCGAGATCGACGTTTTCCTCGGTGTAAGCCCGCAGGCAGTCGTTCGTCATCGTCTGCACGATTTCCGTCATGCGCGGAATGTCGACGAGCGGCTTCATGAGCGGCTCGCCGTTGATGCGGCGGACGACCTTCGCGATATCGACGGCGAGGTCCGCCATCCGCTCGAGGTCGGTCGCCATGCGGAACGCGACGAGGACGCGGCGCAAATCCTTGGCCACCGGCTGCTGCAGGGCGATCAGGTTCGTCCCCATCTCGATAATTTTTTCCTCGGCCTCGTTGACTTCTTTATCCTTCGCGATGACGCCTTCCGCCATCTCCAGGTTGTTGTCCCGAAGGGCGATGACGGAATTGAGGATCGCCGTTTCCACCTTTTCCCCCATATCGATCAGAGCTTTGCGAAGCTCCTGAAGCGCTGCGTCGAATTGTTGCCGTTGTAACGCCATGTAGGTTCAAACCCCTTTGTCGGAAAATGAAATGCCCCTCGCGCCCGCTTACCCGAAGCGGCCGCTGATGTAATCCTCCGTGCGCTGGTCCCGCGGATTGGAGAACAGCTTCACCGTCTCGCTCATCTCGACGACCTCGCCGTTCAGGAAGAACGCCGTATCGTTGGATACGCGCGCGGCCTGCTGCATGTTATGCGTCACGATGATAATCGTATACTGGTCCTTCAGCTCTTGGATCAGCTCTTCGA includes:
- a CDS encoding GGDEF domain-containing protein translates to MIHLASLQVRLLQTIASRLSKGAVGLIYLDVATLERIEGRHGRACAEELLLFVRRRIDELRATFPNVLDQKRIGDDFFLYVALGDVPAHLAYAELERIAEALRADLEEAVRRDRPEAAEARLDFGCALLRESEERELEAVMYTAMKQAIRHARERTVDPERITHMQEFYSILESRHVASVYQPIVSMEGGEVFGYEALSRGPAASPLHSPVKLFELAERADKLYALDKLTREQAILGIDGLARHQRIFLNIPAQILHDPDFSPGQTLALLQRRGLTPNNVVLEITERSSIEDFSTAKKVIDHYRSQGYRIAIDDAGAGYSSLQAIAEIQPDYIKVDRSLVQGIHRDKVKEYILETFVWFAKRLNIKVIAEGIEEAEELEKLIRLGVHYAQGYFLGRPDATLKPVTPEAKATIYAATRLAGTAGLRTVGDVAATAKTFQADDPVSFAATYFRDHPDQFGAVVVEGSRPVGLLMRDELFRKLSVQYGISLFWSKPVKVVADLSPLTVDADTPLETVSSLATMRESGKLYDLVVVTERGELAGVVTVRDILEHMTSIRMEHARVANPLTGLPGNVQIQRELQRRVLDGEPFSVLYVDIDFFKWFNDLYGFQRGDEAIQLTADVIRRSVAVCGRPRDFVGHIGGDDFIVITGADAPETVAEEIIRRFRLGIDAFYDGQPQGTTVQDRYGRTRDVEALSVSIALVRVEDPSRASADAISRTAADCKRQAKAKDGSAVASAAIAAMHPLGLTEPSAPQGGSAAAAP
- a CDS encoding HAD family hydrolase — translated: MVPVRKEGARRAAAVVCFDLSGTLVAWNAAYEAALREAMGEWVGRWGDEGAAKALIEEALLHYKKSRSRGKSKSAGIRDAVAVLQTESSERTARHIAKEARRLQPRKAAFVPGAEETLRQLSGRYRLAILTNLDAATAKELWLRLKLHRFVLETDVFAAPAGMKKPEQRLFRAVAASLGTPPRHCVMVGDSYRRDVVGAVRSGWQAVWIRSSNASPASPRSALGRQLRIATSITALPRLIRPAGRTAPSDPKDA
- the phoU gene encoding phosphate signaling complex protein PhoU, with translation MALQRQQFDAALQELRKALIDMGEKVETAILNSVIALRDNNLEMAEGVIAKDKEVNEAEEKIIEMGTNLIALQQPVAKDLRRVLVAFRMATDLERMADLAVDIAKVVRRINGEPLMKPLVDIPRMTEIVQTMTNDCLRAYTEENVDLAYRMAKMDDDVDHLNSQILRELMGLMADNPKTINQAMLLCFVSRHLERMADHATNIGESVVYLVVGKRPDLNQ